CTTTTTAATACTTGTAATCTGTTTGCAACAGAAGCGTTGTATTGCTTGTCGCCTATTCTTAAAATAAATCCACCAATAATTGAAGGATCTACTATGTTTTCGATTGTTATTTTTTTATCTGATAAAGTTGCAATTTTAGCCAGAACTTTAGCTTCTAAAGCTGCATCCATAGGAATAGCTGTAGTTACTTTAGCTACTTCAACGCCATTGCTTAAATCATATACTTTAGTATATTCTACTGCAATAGCATCTAAAATTTCAAATCTTTTATTTTCAAATAATAACTGAAATAACCCTTTAGTTACATCATTTACATTTGCAAAAACTTCTAAAAGAGCATTTTGCTTAACTTCAACAGTTGTTGTTGGGTTTTGAATAAATGTGCTCAATTCTTCATTTGTCTCAATTGCAGATGCAATTGATTTCATATCGTTATTGACAGCTTCGGCAACACCTTTAGAGTTTGCTAAGTCTAGAATTGCTTTTGCATAACGAATTGCTGCTCTCGTATTTGCCATAATCTTAGTTTAGCTTTACGTCACCTAACATTTTCTCAACTAATTTAGTTTGAGATTCTTTATTAGATAATTCTTCTTTCAATAATTTTTCAGCAATACTCAATGATAAAGTTGAAACTTGAGATTTCAATTCTGCCATTGCAGCATTTTTTTCGCTTTCGATAGCTGCTTTAGCCTGCTCGATCATTTTTTGACCTTGAGCTTGAGCTTCGTTTTTAGAATCAGCAATCATTTTCTCTTTCATTTCACGTGCTTCTTTCAGCATAGCATCACGCTCTGCACGCGCTTCGTTTAAGATTCTTTGGTTATCTGCTTGAAGATTTTCCATTTCTTTTCTTGCATTTTCTGCAGAAAGTAATGCATCTTTAATACCTTGCTCTCTATCATTTACTGCATCAAGAATTGGTTTCCATGCAAATTTTTTCAATAAAAATATTAATCCAACAAATATTAATACTTGCCAAAAGAACAAACCGAACTCGAACTGATTTATTAACTTTTCCATTATATACGATTATAAATTTTAATTTTTTTGTTTTAAACTGCCGTAAGCAATTCTAATGTTAATTTTTAAAACAATAGTTACAACCAACCGTTGCAACTATTGTTTTGTGTGTTTTTAATTAAGCAGCAAATAATGCAGCGAAACCAATTCCTTCAATAAGGGCAGCAGCGATAAGCATAGCTGTTTGGATTTTTCCTGAAGCTTCTGGCTGACGAGCGATAGCGTCCATTGCTGAACCACCAATTCTACCAATACCTAATGCAGCTCCGATTACGATTAATCCAGCTCCTACGAAATTTAAACCGTTCATATATGTATATATTAAAAATTAAACATTCAATTTTGACTGTAGATTTTTTAAATAGATTTTAGATTGAATATCTTTTAAACCTAATTTATAAATCTATCTATTAATGGTGTGCATCATCATCATGATGGTGCTCTTCAACTGCTGAACCAAAATAAAGTGCAGACAGCATTGTAAAAATATAGGCTTGTAAAAATGCTACTAAGATTTCAAGTATAGAAAGCACAAATGATAATCCGAAAGATAAACTGCTTCCAATCCAGCTTTTAAAGATAAACATTAAACCAATAATACTCATTAATACAATGTGACCCGCGAAGATGTTTGCGTACAAACGAATCATTAACGAGAATGGTTTAATAAAAACTCCTAACAATTCGATTGGAGCCAAAATAATTCTCATTGGTTTTGGCACTCCTGGCATCCAGAAAATGTGACCCCAGTAATTTTTGTTAGCTGAAAAGTTTGTGATTAAGAAAGTAAGGATCGCTAAAGAAAATGTAACTGTAAAGTTTCCTGTTGCGTTAATCCCTAGTGGAGTTAATCCGAAAATATTTAAAAACAATACAAAGAAGAAAATCGTTAATAAATAACTCATGTATCTTTTATAGTGTTTCTCTCCAATGTTTGGAATAGCTACTTCATCACGGATGAAAACAACAAGTGGTTCAAAGAATCTTCCCGCTCCTGAAGCAATTCCTCCATTTTTAGCATATGATTTTGCTAAACTTGTAAATAACCAGAACATTAATAAAGCTGCTACGAAAATAGAAAGTACCGTTTTTGTAATTGAAAAATCTAACGGACGAACGTTTGTTGGGTGTCCAGTTTTTTCGTCTTCAGTAATTTTTCCAGAAGCATCTGTTCTGTAAATTTTACCATCATGGTGATTGATCACATAATAGTTTCCATTTGACTCGGCAACTTCGTGACCGTGGTGAAATTTTGAAGAAGAAAAAATATGAAGACCATTATCCCAAATAATTACTGGTAA
This is a stretch of genomic DNA from Flavobacterium endoglycinae. It encodes these proteins:
- the atpH gene encoding ATP synthase F1 subunit delta, with protein sequence MANTRAAIRYAKAILDLANSKGVAEAVNNDMKSIASAIETNEELSTFIQNPTTTVEVKQNALLEVFANVNDVTKGLFQLLFENKRFEILDAIAVEYTKVYDLSNGVEVAKVTTAIPMDAALEAKVLAKIATLSDKKITIENIVDPSIIGGFILRIGDKQYNASVANRLQVLKRELSN
- a CDS encoding F0F1 ATP synthase subunit B translates to MEKLINQFEFGLFFWQVLIFVGLIFLLKKFAWKPILDAVNDREQGIKDALLSAENARKEMENLQADNQRILNEARAERDAMLKEAREMKEKMIADSKNEAQAQGQKMIEQAKAAIESEKNAAMAELKSQVSTLSLSIAEKLLKEELSNKESQTKLVEKMLGDVKLN
- the atpE gene encoding ATP synthase F0 subunit C — encoded protein: MNGLNFVGAGLIVIGAALGIGRIGGSAMDAIARQPEASGKIQTAMLIAAALIEGIGFAALFAA
- the atpB gene encoding F0F1 ATP synthase subunit A; protein product: MVISNKPLRFILAALVACLPLMSFSNIEKDSAHVQTEVAHEAASEGHHAEPTDVKSKIKAFIGHHVLDSHDFTLTQDDETGKYYGFPLPVIIWDNGLHIFSSSKFHHGHEVAESNGNYYVINHHDGKIYRTDASGKITEDEKTGHPTNVRPLDFSITKTVLSIFVAALLMFWLFTSLAKSYAKNGGIASGAGRFFEPLVVFIRDEVAIPNIGEKHYKRYMSYLLTIFFFVLFLNIFGLTPLGINATGNFTVTFSLAILTFLITNFSANKNYWGHIFWMPGVPKPMRIILAPIELLGVFIKPFSLMIRLYANIFAGHIVLMSIIGLMFIFKSWIGSSLSFGLSFVLSILEILVAFLQAYIFTMLSALYFGSAVEEHHHDDDAHH